The genomic window CTGGGTCACCGGTTCATTCACGCGGGCACGGGTTGCCGATGCGCCCGCCGTCACATTGGGCAGTTGATCCGCCCGCTGTACCCGATAGAGCGCGCGGGCCCGTTCGACATTGGCACTGGCAACCGCCAGATCATGGTTCTGGGCCAACGCCTGATCAATCAGGCCGCGCAACCCGTCATCCAGGAAGAAGTCGCGCCAGCCCAAATCGGCCACCGGTGCCGCCTGCGCCGCCGCCTGGGGATATGAGGCGGCGACGCCGGTGGATGGTGCCTGATAGTCAGGGGCCATGCTGCACCCTGCCAGCAGCAGCGGCAGCAGGGTCAGGGGAATAAGACGCTTGTTCATGTTGATCACTCCTGCCCCACCTTCGGCTTCTTGTGGCTGCCAAAGCGCAAAACCAGCTTTTCGACGCCGACAAAGAAGATCGGCACGAAGAAGATGGCCAGCACCGTGGCCGACAGCATGCCACCGACGACACCGATACCGATTGCGTTCTGGCTGCCCGATCCGGCACCGGATGCCAAAGCCAGGGGCGAAACACCCAGAATGAACGCCAGTGAGGTCATGATGATGGGGCGCAGGCGCTGACGGGCGGCCTCCAGGGTCGCATCCACCAGATCCATGCCCTTCTCATAATATTCCTTCGCAAACTCCACGATCAGGATGGCGTTCTTGGCCGATAGGCCGATGGTTGTGAGCAGGCCCACCTGGAAATAGATGTCATTGGCCATGCCGGTCAACGTGGCTGCAACCACGGCCCCCAGCACGCCCAGCGGCACCACCAGCATCACCGCGAACGGGATGGACCAGCTTTCATACAAGGCCGCCAGGCAGAGGAACACGACCAGCAGCGAGATGGCGTACAGAGCGGGTGCCTGTGCACCAGACAGCCGTTCCTCGTACGACAGGCCCGTCCAGGCAAAGCCGATGCCAGGCGGCAGCTTCGCCACCAGCTCTTCCATCGCCGCCATCGCCTGACCGGAGCTGTAGCCCGGTGCCGGCTGACCCTGGATGTTCATCGACGAGGTGCCCATGAACCGCTCAAGCTTGGGCGGACCATAGGTCCAGCTGGCCTTGGCGAAGGCGGAGAAGGGAACCATCTCCCCCCGGTCGTTACGGACATGCAGCTTCTGAATATCCTCCGGCAGCATGCGGAACGGCGCATCGGCCTGAAGGAACACGCGCTTCACGCGGCCACGGTCGATAAAATCATCAACATAGGTGGAGCCCCAGAAGGCCGTCAGCGTGGTGTTGATATCCGCGATTTGCAGGCCCAGCGCCGCTGCCTTGGCCTTGTCCACGTCGATGCTGAGCTGTGCGGTATCCTCCAGCCCATTGGGGCGTACACCCGCCAGGGCTGGATGCTGTGCGGCCATGCCCAGCAGCTGGTTACGCGCCGCCAGCAGCGCCTCATGCCCGGCCCCTGCCTCGTCCAGAAGCTGGAAATCAAAGCCAGTAGCATTGCCCAGTTCAAGAACGGCGGGCGGCGTGAAGGCAAAGGCCATCGCGTCCTTCAGGCCCATGAATGCCCCCATGGCACGCATGGCGATGGCTTGAGCGGTGTTGTCCGCCCCCTTGCGCTCCGACCAGTCTTTCAACTGGATGAAGACCATGGCGGAGTTCTGACCGCTACCCGCGAAGCTGAAGCCACCGATGGAGAAGACGCCCCGGATATTGTCCTTTTCCTGGCTCAGCAGGTAATCCTCAACCTGTTTCACCGTCTCCATGGTGCGTTCCTGGGTCGAACCCGGCGGCGCCATCACCATGGCAAAGATGATGCCCTGGTCCTCTTCCGGCAGGAAGGCGGTGGGCAGGCGCAAGAACAGCACACCCAGGATCGCCACCAGACCCGCGAATACCAACAGGAACCGCTTGCTCCGCCGCACCACGCCGCCGGTGGCGGACACGTATGACTGGTTGGCGCGGTTGAAGCCACGGTTGAACCAGCCAAAGAAGCCGCCACGTTCATGGTGATCCTGCGGCTTCAGGATGGTGGCGCAGAGCGCCGGGGTCAGCACCAGCGCCACCAGCACCGACAGGGCCATGGCCGATACGATGGTGATGGAGAACTGGCGATAGATGACGCCCGTGGAGCCGGGGAAGAAGGCCATGGGCACGAACACGGCCGAAAGGACCAGGCCGATGCCGACCAGGGCACCCGTAATCTGCTCCATGGATTTTCGCGTGGCCTCACGCGGGGATAGTCCCTCCTCCGCCATCACCCGTTCTACATTTTCCACGACCACAATGGCATCGTCCACCAGCAGGCCGATGGCCAGCACGACGCCGAACAGGGTCAGGGTATTAATGGTGAAACCGAATGCCGCCAGGATACCGAAGGTACCCAAAAGCACGACCGGAACCGCGATGGTCGGAATGATGGTCGCCCGGAAGCTCTGCAAGAACAGGTACATGACCAGGAAGACCAAAACCACGGCCTCGGCCAGGGTCTTGACCACTTCCTGGATCGACAGCTTCACGAACGGCGTCGTCTCATACGGATATTCGACATCCACACCCGCCGGGAAGCTTGGGCGCAGCGCCTCGATCGCCTGCTTCACCGATGCCGCGGTTTCCAGCGCATTGGCACCCGTCGCCAGATTGACGGCGAGGCCGACCGCATTCATGCGGTTGTAACGGGAAACGAAGTCATAGCTCTCGCCACCCAGTTCCACCCGCGCGACATCGCGCACATGAACGGCTGCACCATCACGGCTGGACTTGATCAGGATGGCGCCGAACTGCTCAGGCGTTTGCAGGCGGCTCTGTGCCGTCACGGTGGCATTCAGCTGCTGCCCCTTGACCGACGGGGTGCCGCCGACCTGTCCCGCAGAGACCTGGGCATTCTGGGCTTTGATCGCCGCCGATACCTCGTCTACGGTGATGCCAAGGCCCGCCATCTTGACGGGGTCCAGCCAGATGCGCATGGCATAGCCACCGCCGAACACCTGCACCGAACCGACACCATTCACACGGCTGATCGGGTCCTGAACGCGCGAGGCGACGAAGTCCCCCAGGTCATTGCCGTCCAGACGGCCATCCTTGGATACAAAACCGGCAACCAGAAGGAAGCTGGCCGATGCCTTGGACACGACAACGCCGCGCTGCTGCACTTCCGACGGAAGCGAGGACAAAGCCGGCGTCACCTTATTCTGCACCTGCACCTGGGCAATGTCGGCATCGGTACCGGCATTGAAGGTCAGGGTGATGGTGACGCTGCCCGACGCATCGCTGGTCGAGGAAAGGTAGCGTAGATTATCGATGCCCTTCAGGTTCTGTTCGATGACCTGGGTGACAGTCTTTTCCAGCGTTTC from Niveispirillum cyanobacteriorum includes these protein-coding regions:
- a CDS encoding efflux RND transporter permease subunit yields the protein MAKFFIDRPVFAWVIAIVIMLAGALSIMRLPIEQYPAIAPPSIAVSASYPGASAETLEKTVTQVIEQNLKGIDNLRYLSSTSDASGSVTITLTFNAGTDADIAQVQVQNKVTPALSSLPSEVQQRGVVVSKASASFLLVAGFVSKDGRLDGNDLGDFVASRVQDPISRVNGVGSVQVFGGGYAMRIWLDPVKMAGLGITVDEVSAAIKAQNAQVSAGQVGGTPSVKGQQLNATVTAQSRLQTPEQFGAILIKSSRDGAAVHVRDVARVELGGESYDFVSRYNRMNAVGLAVNLATGANALETAASVKQAIEALRPSFPAGVDVEYPYETTPFVKLSIQEVVKTLAEAVVLVFLVMYLFLQSFRATIIPTIAVPVVLLGTFGILAAFGFTINTLTLFGVVLAIGLLVDDAIVVVENVERVMAEEGLSPREATRKSMEQITGALVGIGLVLSAVFVPMAFFPGSTGVIYRQFSITIVSAMALSVLVALVLTPALCATILKPQDHHERGGFFGWFNRGFNRANQSYVSATGGVVRRSKRFLLVFAGLVAILGVLFLRLPTAFLPEEDQGIIFAMVMAPPGSTQERTMETVKQVEDYLLSQEKDNIRGVFSIGGFSFAGSGQNSAMVFIQLKDWSERKGADNTAQAIAMRAMGAFMGLKDAMAFAFTPPAVLELGNATGFDFQLLDEAGAGHEALLAARNQLLGMAAQHPALAGVRPNGLEDTAQLSIDVDKAKAAALGLQIADINTTLTAFWGSTYVDDFIDRGRVKRVFLQADAPFRMLPEDIQKLHVRNDRGEMVPFSAFAKASWTYGPPKLERFMGTSSMNIQGQPAPGYSSGQAMAAMEELVAKLPPGIGFAWTGLSYEERLSGAQAPALYAISLLVVFLCLAALYESWSIPFAVMLVVPLGVLGAVVAATLTGMANDIYFQVGLLTTIGLSAKNAILIVEFAKEYYEKGMDLVDATLEAARQRLRPIIMTSLAFILGVSPLALASGAGSGSQNAIGIGVVGGMLSATVLAIFFVPIFFVGVEKLVLRFGSHKKPKVGQE